A DNA window from Phoenix dactylifera cultivar Barhee BC4 chromosome 13, palm_55x_up_171113_PBpolish2nd_filt_p, whole genome shotgun sequence contains the following coding sequences:
- the LOC103698405 gene encoding uncharacterized protein LOC103698405, whose translation MFVMDAKSLTERDVLIDLEGGIRSVINGGEASGDGGSSVRKAKRTLNRVWNGFVGVGGSIRDEESVYSGGSTIEGSLANGGTLVDKRFGGEEKLSLLENKTRAQKPKKEGSKRPPKLPKPPKSPSLDAADQKLIREISELAMLKKARIERMKALKKMKNAKSTSSSSNLVALIITALFCLVIIWQGFFSRGSSSLSFQGSPGSSVGKRTGLISVQFYNNGSEVGLHDSSSASLPRSVAGLDGHGETSRGAG comes from the exons ATGTTTGTTATGGATGCAAAGAGTTTAACAGAAAGAGATGTTCTGATCGACCTAGAAGGCGGCATAAGATCTGTAATAAATGGAGGGGAAGCATCCGGAGATGGTGGCTCCAGCGTCCGAAAGGCCAAAAGAACGCTGAATAGAGTATGGAACGGTTTTGTTGGCGTTGGTGGATCCATTAGGGACGAGGAATCCGTGTACTCGGGTGGCTCCACAATAGAGGGTAGTCTTGCTAATGGGGGAACTTTGGTGGACAAGAGGTTTGGAGGGGAAGAAAAGTTGAGCCTTTTGGAGAACAAGACAAGAGCacagaagcctaagaaggaggGCTCTAAAAGGCCCCCCAAACTACCGAAGCCTCCCAAGTCTCCATCACTAGATGCTGCTGATCAGAAGCTGATAAGGGAGATATCTGAGCTTGCTATGTTGAAAAAGGCAAGGATTGAACGCATGAAAGcattgaagaagatgaagaatgcCAAATCAACATCTTCCAGCAGCAACTTGGTTGCCTTGATTATTACTGCTCTCTTCTGCCTCGTGATAATTTGGCAAG GATTTTTTTCAAGAGGTAGTTCTAGTTTGAGCTTTCAGGGTTCTCCTGGATCTTCGGTTGGAAAAAGGACCGGACTGATCTCGGTCCAATTCTACAATAATGGCTCGGAAGTTGGGCTGCATGATTCTAGTTCAGCATCTCTCCCAA GATCAGTAGCTGGGCTGGACGGCCATGGGGAAACAAGCAGAGGTGCAGGATGA